Proteins from a genomic interval of Phalacrocorax aristotelis chromosome 3, bGulAri2.1, whole genome shotgun sequence:
- the PCNX2 gene encoding pecanex-like protein 2 isoform X1 has translation MVSPAARLVGQGVWAALTGGWYHDPEQGAFTNSCHLYLWLFLLTLPMALHLEKSNMAV, from the exons atGGTGTCGCCGGCGGCGCGGCTGGTGGGGCAGGGCGTGTGGGCGGCGCTGACCGGGGGCTGGTACCACGACCCGGAGCAGGGCGCCTTCACCAACAGCTGCCACCTCTATCTGTGGCTGTTCCTGCTGACGCTGCCCATGGCCCTGCACCTG GAGAAGTCCAACATGGCAGTATAA